From a region of the Teredinibacter turnerae genome:
- a CDS encoding glutathione S-transferase family protein, giving the protein MLVNGKWQGDWSPNDDKDTDGEFVRQTSSFRNWITPDGSAGPTGGDGFKAEPGRYHLYVAYICPWASRALMVRALKNLDSLISVSVLNPQLTDQGWAFEGFPGATRDDIYGLTYMHELYTKADPEFTGRATVPVLWDKQRETIVNNESADILRMLNTAFEGLGAAGPDLYPQDLASDIDALNKRLYENLNNGVYQAGFATRQAVYEEAYTKVFATLDDLEARLADGRPFLLGERLTETDVRLFVTLIRFDAAYHGLFKCNRNTLRAMPHLMAYTQRIFALPGVRETVHIDHIKAGYYSIKELNPRGLVPLGPEEY; this is encoded by the coding sequence GAGTTTGTTCGTCAAACGTCCTCCTTCCGCAATTGGATTACACCGGATGGCAGCGCAGGTCCAACTGGTGGTGATGGGTTCAAGGCCGAGCCGGGGCGTTACCATCTTTATGTTGCGTATATTTGCCCTTGGGCGTCTCGCGCGCTGATGGTTCGCGCGCTAAAAAACCTGGATTCTTTGATTAGCGTTAGTGTACTCAATCCCCAGCTTACCGATCAAGGTTGGGCGTTTGAGGGGTTTCCTGGGGCTACTCGCGATGACATTTATGGCCTTACATATATGCACGAGCTGTACACAAAAGCAGACCCGGAATTTACCGGCCGCGCGACGGTTCCGGTGTTGTGGGATAAACAGCGTGAGACCATAGTCAACAATGAGTCGGCGGATATTCTTCGCATGTTAAATACAGCGTTTGAAGGGCTGGGTGCGGCTGGTCCGGATTTATATCCGCAGGACCTTGCCAGCGATATAGATGCCCTTAATAAACGGCTCTATGAAAACCTGAATAATGGCGTCTATCAGGCCGGGTTTGCCACTCGTCAAGCTGTGTACGAGGAAGCTTATACGAAAGTTTTCGCCACCCTGGATGACCTGGAAGCGCGGTTGGCTGATGGCCGTCCATTTTTACTGGGGGAGCGGCTGACCGAAACCGATGTGCGTCTTTTTGTTACTCTGATTCGGTTTGATGCCGCCTATCACGGGCTGTTTAAATGCAATCGCAACACGTTGCGCGCTATGCCGCATCTGATGGCGTACACGCAACGGATATTTGCTCTGCCCGGGGTGAGAGAAACCGTGCATATCGATCACATCAAAGCCGGTTATTACTCGATTAAAGAATTAAATCCGCGCGGGCTGGTACCGCTTGGCCCAGAGGAG